Proteins co-encoded in one Natronorubrum daqingense genomic window:
- a CDS encoding MarR family transcriptional regulator: MSIDIEDFEVRSPKELEEPSNAERVLRFLYEHRDKAWKASTIAERSGVNKNSISAVLNRLKEQDLVRHKGSYWAITDDTERLRRAHQFHRTVQQFNELYGEEDRDEWTEASDQASE; this comes from the coding sequence ATGTCGATCGACATCGAGGATTTTGAGGTGCGGTCTCCCAAAGAACTCGAGGAGCCGAGTAACGCCGAACGAGTGCTCCGATTCCTCTACGAACACAGAGACAAGGCGTGGAAGGCGTCGACGATCGCCGAACGATCGGGCGTCAACAAGAACTCGATCTCGGCGGTACTCAACCGGCTGAAGGAGCAGGACCTCGTCCGACACAAGGGCTCGTACTGGGCCATTACGGACGATACGGAACGGCTTCGTCGTGCGCACCAATTCCATCGGACGGTCCAGCAATTCAACGAACTCTACGGCGAAGAGGATCGCGACGAGTGGACCGAAGCGAGTGACCAGGCGAGCGAATGA
- a CDS encoding type II toxin-antitoxin system PemK/MazF family toxin — MTHERGTIVFADDPFKGDDASRPWLIIGTDEAPFHGDQYITLTLSTKTWYDERVPIDDDDLIDGGLPKNSSILPWAVASVEATRIDRVLGTLEETLVDDVARQFGSYIGVERR, encoded by the coding sequence ATGACGCACGAGCGAGGGACGATCGTCTTCGCGGACGATCCGTTCAAGGGTGACGACGCGAGTCGACCGTGGCTGATTATCGGAACGGATGAGGCACCGTTTCACGGCGACCAGTACATCACACTCACGCTCTCAACGAAAACGTGGTACGACGAGCGCGTTCCGATCGACGACGACGATCTCATCGACGGTGGTCTCCCGAAAAACAGTTCGATTCTCCCGTGGGCGGTCGCATCGGTCGAAGCGACTCGAATCGATCGCGTGCTCGGCACGCTCGAGGAGACGCTCGTCGACGATGTCGCCAGACAGTTCGGATCCTATATCGGTGTCGAGCGGCGCTGA
- a CDS encoding VOC family protein — translation MKLTGIDHFVLTVEDVEATCEFYEDLGAEIVTFGDDRKALRFGEQKINLHPVDNDVDIVAREPTPGGGDCCLVTETPIEDVERRLRERDVEIVMGPVERTGAVGPITSVYVRDPDGNLVEIGRYDD, via the coding sequence ATGAAGCTCACCGGGATCGATCACTTCGTGCTCACGGTAGAGGACGTCGAGGCGACGTGTGAGTTCTACGAAGATTTGGGTGCTGAGATCGTAACGTTCGGGGACGATCGCAAGGCGCTGCGCTTTGGCGAGCAGAAGATCAATCTCCACCCAGTCGACAACGACGTTGACATCGTCGCGAGGGAACCGACGCCCGGCGGGGGCGACTGCTGTCTGGTGACCGAGACGCCCATCGAGGACGTCGAGCGCCGACTTCGAGAGCGAGACGTCGAGATCGTCATGGGCCCGGTCGAACGGACGGGTGCCGTCGGTCCGATTACGTCGGTGTACGTTCGAGATCCCGATGGAAATCTCGTCGAGATTGGGCGGTACGACGACTGA
- the gdhB gene encoding glutamate dehydrogenase GdhB: protein MTSSTTHETEPTAESDLDSALVTARRQLERAAAHVDVDPGVIERLKHPTRVSQVSVPLEREDGSVDVFTGYRAQHDDVRGPYKGGLRYHPEVNAEECIGLSMWMTWKCAVMDLPFGGGKGGISVDPKSLTDGETERLTRRFAEELRDDVGPTKDVPAPDMGTDAQTMAWFMDAYSMQQGETIPGVVTGKPPVVGGSYGREEAPGRSTAIATREAIDYEDRNVSDTTVAVQGFGSVGANAARLLEDWGATVVAVSDVNGAIHDPAGLDTHDVPTHDEEPEAVLEQDAPETISNEDVLELDVDVLIPAAVGNVITADNADAVEADIVVEGANGPTTFAADTILEERDVTVIPDILANAGGVTVSYFEWLQDINRRQWTLDEVNAELEDKMLAAWADIREEVEKQNLTWRDAAYVVALSRIAEAKAKRGLWP from the coding sequence ATGACTTCGTCAACAACACACGAGACCGAACCGACGGCAGAGAGCGACCTCGATTCAGCATTGGTTACCGCACGCCGCCAACTCGAGCGTGCGGCCGCACACGTCGACGTCGATCCCGGCGTCATCGAGCGACTCAAACACCCGACGCGGGTTTCACAAGTTTCGGTTCCACTCGAGCGCGAGGACGGCTCCGTCGACGTGTTCACGGGCTATCGGGCCCAACACGACGACGTGCGCGGGCCGTACAAGGGCGGCCTTCGCTACCACCCCGAGGTAAACGCCGAGGAGTGTATCGGCCTCTCGATGTGGATGACCTGGAAGTGTGCCGTCATGGACCTCCCATTCGGGGGCGGCAAAGGCGGTATCTCCGTCGATCCGAAATCGCTGACCGACGGCGAGACCGAACGGCTCACACGCCGGTTTGCCGAAGAGTTACGCGATGACGTCGGGCCGACGAAAGACGTGCCGGCACCCGATATGGGCACCGACGCCCAGACGATGGCCTGGTTCATGGACGCCTACTCGATGCAACAGGGCGAGACCATTCCCGGCGTCGTTACGGGCAAGCCCCCCGTCGTCGGCGGCTCTTACGGCCGCGAGGAAGCGCCCGGACGATCCACTGCGATCGCGACGCGAGAAGCCATCGACTACGAGGACCGCAACGTCTCGGACACCACCGTCGCCGTCCAAGGCTTCGGCAGCGTCGGCGCGAACGCCGCGCGCTTGCTCGAGGACTGGGGTGCGACCGTCGTCGCCGTCAGCGACGTCAACGGAGCCATCCACGATCCCGCGGGTCTCGACACCCACGACGTTCCGACCCACGACGAGGAACCGGAGGCCGTCCTCGAGCAAGACGCGCCGGAAACCATCTCCAACGAGGACGTGCTCGAACTCGACGTCGACGTGTTGATCCCCGCCGCCGTGGGGAACGTGATCACCGCGGACAACGCCGACGCCGTCGAGGCCGACATCGTCGTCGAGGGCGCGAACGGCCCGACGACGTTCGCCGCTGACACCATCCTCGAGGAACGCGACGTCACCGTCATTCCCGACATCCTCGCCAACGCCGGCGGCGTCACCGTCAGCTACTTCGAGTGGCTGCAGGATATCAACCGCCGCCAGTGGACTCTCGACGAGGTTAACGCCGAACTCGAGGACAAGATGCTCGCCGCCTGGGCGGATATCCGCGAGGAAGTCGAGAAACAGAATCTGACGTGGCGCGACGCCGCCTACGTCGTCGCACTGTCACGGATCGCCGAGGCGAAGGCCAAACGCGGACTCTGGCCGTAA
- a CDS encoding FAD-binding and (Fe-S)-binding domain-containing protein, producing the protein MATDNSPTTTDHSDQAETPSETDLGPPSDPRDEDPSADARAEYDYVAGDVDRPALVSALRERIDGEVRFDEQTRRLYATDASAYELTPIGVVLPRSSDDVSSVVSYCAEHEIPVLPRGGGTSLAGQAVNEAVVLDFTTHMGELHSVDPDARRATAQAGAVLENLNDELAPHDLKFAPDPAAGNRSTIGGAIGNNSTGAHSLQYGKTDAYVEACEVVLADGSIERFGELTVAELRERADPDGELLERIYESLRRVVDEEAESIQAVFPQLKRNVSGYNLDRLVAEAYGEPSAFDENADNEIELDADASPDPDATVNLARVFAGSEGTLGVVTEATVSLEAVPETTSVALLTYHDLLEAMADVDTIVRTHDPAAIEAIDDVLIELAENTEEFAPVAEQLPAGTETALLVEFYADSDDDGREQVADLLADRLPDEDVPDPTADAEDADEEGNVTASGTEGDPVRAFDALEAHDEAGKAELWKLRKSAAPILLSRTSDAKHISFIEDTAVPTENLADYVADFQEVLEEYDTFASFYAHAGPGCMHMRPLVDTKSEAGLEEFEALSDAVTDLVVEYGGSVSGEHGDGRARTQWNHKLYGDDVWELFRELKTAFDPDWLLNPGNVCGDHAMTEHLRFDPDYTFDSGLEPALNWENENGFQGMVELCHGCAGCRGDQETTGGVMCPTYRAAEEESLSTRGRANMLRGAMSGELDTDATDEEFLSEVMDLCIGCKGCARDCPSEVDMAKLKAEVEHAAHQRDGASLRARVFANIDRLNALGSALAPLSNWAASLPGSGILAEKTLGIARERDLPTFAGESFEDWFEKRGGSRIPLEDADRKVLLFPDTYTNYNHPRAGKATVQVLETAGVHVRIPENVTSTGRPAHSKGFLDVSRERARTNVEALAPELADGWEVVLVEPSDAVMFQSDYLDLLSGPDVERLAANTYGALEYLERFDLASGLPTADPDDLDERLTYHGHCHQKATKNDGHAASVLETVGYEVDALDSGCCGMAGSFGYEAEHYSLSQAIGEILFDQVDSSDGETVVAPGASCRSQLAEYDGCNDPPHPIEKVAAALSA; encoded by the coding sequence ATGGCCACGGACAACTCGCCGACCACGACCGACCACAGCGATCAGGCGGAGACGCCCTCGGAGACCGACCTCGGCCCGCCGTCGGATCCGCGAGACGAAGACCCTTCGGCGGACGCTCGAGCAGAGTACGACTACGTCGCCGGCGACGTCGACCGGCCGGCGCTCGTCTCGGCGCTTCGCGAACGTATCGACGGCGAAGTCAGGTTCGACGAGCAGACGCGACGACTGTACGCGACCGACGCCAGCGCCTACGAGCTGACGCCCATCGGGGTCGTCCTCCCGCGCTCGAGCGACGACGTCTCGAGCGTCGTCAGTTACTGTGCGGAACACGAGATTCCCGTCCTGCCACGCGGTGGCGGCACCAGCCTCGCCGGACAGGCCGTGAACGAGGCCGTCGTCCTCGATTTCACGACCCACATGGGAGAGTTGCACAGCGTCGACCCCGACGCCCGTCGAGCGACGGCCCAGGCCGGCGCGGTGCTCGAAAACCTCAACGACGAACTCGCTCCGCACGACCTGAAGTTCGCGCCGGACCCCGCCGCGGGCAATCGGAGCACGATCGGCGGCGCGATCGGCAATAACTCGACGGGCGCACACTCCCTGCAGTACGGCAAGACCGACGCCTACGTCGAGGCGTGTGAGGTCGTCCTCGCCGACGGCTCGATCGAACGCTTCGGCGAGCTCACCGTCGCCGAACTCCGCGAACGGGCCGACCCGGACGGGGAGTTGCTCGAGCGAATCTACGAGTCGCTCCGGCGAGTGGTCGACGAGGAGGCGGAGTCGATTCAGGCGGTGTTCCCACAGCTCAAACGGAACGTCTCGGGGTACAACCTCGATCGACTCGTCGCGGAGGCCTACGGCGAGCCCAGCGCGTTCGACGAGAACGCCGACAACGAGATCGAACTCGACGCCGACGCCAGCCCGGATCCCGACGCGACCGTCAATCTCGCACGGGTGTTCGCGGGCAGCGAGGGAACGCTCGGCGTCGTCACGGAAGCGACCGTCTCGCTCGAGGCGGTGCCCGAAACTACGTCGGTCGCCTTGTTGACCTACCACGACTTGCTCGAGGCGATGGCCGACGTGGACACGATCGTCAGAACGCACGATCCGGCAGCCATAGAGGCCATCGACGACGTGTTGATCGAACTCGCGGAAAACACCGAGGAGTTCGCCCCCGTCGCCGAACAACTACCCGCGGGGACCGAGACGGCGTTGCTCGTCGAATTCTACGCTGACAGTGACGACGACGGGCGCGAACAGGTCGCGGACCTACTGGCCGACCGACTACCCGACGAGGACGTGCCGGATCCGACGGCCGACGCCGAGGACGCGGACGAGGAGGGAAACGTCACCGCATCCGGGACCGAGGGCGATCCGGTTCGGGCGTTCGACGCCCTCGAGGCCCACGACGAGGCCGGGAAGGCCGAACTCTGGAAACTCCGCAAGAGTGCGGCACCGATCCTCCTCTCGAGAACCTCGGACGCGAAGCACATCTCGTTCATCGAGGACACGGCCGTGCCGACCGAGAACCTCGCGGACTACGTGGCGGACTTCCAAGAGGTCCTCGAGGAGTACGACACGTTCGCCAGCTTCTACGCCCACGCGGGGCCGGGGTGTATGCACATGCGCCCGCTCGTCGACACGAAGTCCGAGGCGGGACTCGAGGAGTTCGAGGCCCTCTCGGACGCCGTCACCGACCTCGTCGTCGAGTACGGCGGCAGCGTTTCGGGCGAACACGGCGACGGCCGCGCCCGCACCCAGTGGAACCACAAACTCTACGGCGACGACGTCTGGGAGCTCTTCCGAGAGCTCAAGACGGCGTTCGACCCCGACTGGCTCCTGAACCCGGGCAACGTTTGCGGCGACCACGCTATGACCGAACACCTGCGGTTCGATCCCGACTACACCTTCGACTCGGGGCTCGAGCCGGCGCTGAACTGGGAGAACGAGAACGGCTTCCAGGGCATGGTCGAACTCTGTCACGGCTGTGCCGGCTGTCGCGGCGACCAGGAGACGACCGGCGGCGTGATGTGTCCGACCTACCGCGCGGCAGAAGAGGAGAGCCTGAGCACCCGCGGCCGGGCGAACATGCTCCGGGGCGCGATGAGCGGCGAACTGGACACCGACGCTACCGACGAGGAGTTCCTGAGCGAGGTGATGGACCTCTGTATCGGCTGCAAGGGCTGCGCTCGAGACTGTCCCAGCGAGGTCGACATGGCGAAGCTCAAAGCCGAAGTCGAGCACGCCGCCCACCAGCGAGACGGGGCGAGCCTCCGTGCGCGAGTGTTCGCGAACATCGACCGGCTGAACGCGCTCGGCTCCGCGCTCGCGCCGCTGTCGAACTGGGCGGCGTCGCTTCCCGGATCGGGAATCCTCGCCGAGAAGACGCTCGGAATCGCCCGCGAGCGCGACCTTCCGACGTTCGCCGGCGAGAGCTTCGAGGACTGGTTCGAGAAGCGAGGCGGCTCCCGAATCCCACTCGAGGACGCCGACCGTAAGGTCCTGCTCTTCCCCGACACGTACACGAACTACAACCACCCGCGAGCCGGGAAGGCGACCGTGCAGGTCCTCGAGACCGCGGGCGTTCACGTTCGGATACCTGAGAACGTGACCTCGACGGGCCGACCCGCCCACTCGAAGGGCTTTCTCGACGTCTCTCGAGAGCGTGCCCGGACGAACGTCGAGGCCCTCGCGCCCGAACTCGCGGACGGCTGGGAGGTCGTCCTCGTCGAGCCCTCCGACGCCGTCATGTTCCAGTCGGACTACCTCGACCTCCTTTCGGGCCCTGACGTGGAACGCCTCGCCGCGAACACCTACGGCGCGCTCGAGTACCTCGAGCGATTCGATCTGGCGAGTGGGCTGCCGACCGCTGATCCCGACGACCTCGACGAACGACTCACCTACCACGGCCACTGCCACCAGAAGGCGACGAAGAACGACGGCCACGCGGCCAGCGTGCTCGAGACCGTCGGCTACGAAGTCGACGCGCTCGATTCGGGCTGCTGTGGCATGGCAGGCTCCTTTGGCTACGAGGCCGAACACTACTCGTTGAGTCAGGCTATCGGCGAAATCCTCTTCGATCAGGTGGACTCGAGCGACGGCGAGACGGTCGTCGCACCGGGTGCCTCCTGTCGGTCGCAATTAGCGGAATACGACGGTTGTAACGACCCGCCGCATCCGATCGAGAAGGTGGCCGCGGCCCTGTCAGCGTAA
- a CDS encoding D-2-hydroxyacid dehydrogenase: MSTNPDIVVLREGTEGLSMESYAETLRERLPDHTVALARTPAEERELVTQARIVTGISIDESLLESAERLEVFACIFAGTDHLPMDALADHGVTVTNAGGIHAPGIAEQSIANMLVFARNLHEGWRRKQYNEWRHFQSREFTDSTVTVVGLGSIGQEIVTRLEGFGVETVGIRYTPEKGGPTDEVLGFEEADIHEAFSRSEYVVLACPLNDLTRNLVDAEALATLPTDAVLINAARGGIVDTDALLSALQVNGIRGAALDVTDPEPLPNDHELWDLENCLITPHTGGHTPKHWDRLADIVAHNVDALEAADGSALENVVYQPDP; encoded by the coding sequence ATGAGCACGAACCCAGATATCGTCGTTCTCCGAGAGGGGACGGAAGGACTGTCGATGGAATCGTACGCCGAAACCCTCCGGGAGCGATTGCCCGATCACACCGTCGCACTCGCCCGAACGCCCGCGGAGGAACGCGAACTCGTCACGCAGGCGCGAATCGTCACCGGCATCTCGATCGACGAATCGCTCCTCGAGTCCGCCGAACGACTCGAGGTGTTCGCGTGTATCTTCGCCGGGACGGATCACCTCCCGATGGACGCGCTCGCGGACCACGGCGTCACCGTCACGAACGCGGGCGGCATCCACGCCCCCGGCATCGCCGAGCAGTCGATCGCCAACATGCTCGTCTTCGCGCGCAACCTCCACGAGGGCTGGCGACGCAAGCAATACAACGAGTGGCGTCACTTCCAGTCGCGGGAGTTCACCGACAGCACGGTCACCGTCGTCGGCCTCGGCTCGATCGGCCAGGAGATCGTGACGCGACTCGAGGGTTTCGGCGTCGAAACCGTCGGCATTCGCTACACGCCGGAGAAAGGCGGCCCGACCGACGAGGTGCTCGGATTCGAAGAGGCTGATATTCACGAGGCCTTCTCGCGCAGCGAGTACGTTGTCCTCGCGTGCCCGCTCAACGACCTGACGCGGAACCTCGTCGACGCGGAGGCGCTGGCGACGCTGCCGACCGACGCGGTGCTCATCAACGCCGCCCGCGGCGGGATCGTCGACACCGACGCGCTCCTCTCGGCGCTGCAGGTAAACGGCATCCGCGGCGCGGCCCTCGACGTCACCGACCCCGAACCGCTTCCGAACGACCACGAACTCTGGGACCTCGAGAACTGCCTCATCACGCCCCACACGGGTGGCCACACGCCCAAACACTGGGACCGACTCGCCGATATCGTCGCCCACAACGTCGACGCGCTCGAAGCGGCGGACGGAAGTGCCCTCGAGAACGTCGTTTACCAACCCGATCCCTGA
- a CDS encoding M24 family metallopeptidase, with translation MSRAVFDDAEYERRLSRTRDRLREEDLDAIVVADPANMNYLTGYDGWSFYVHQAVVVTLEHEEPVWVGRQMDADGARATTTLSEPNIRAYSDDHVHSPHDLHPMDYVAGVLEDLEVADGRIGLEMDAYYFTAKSYTRLQQNLPEAEFEDATLLVGWVRVKKSDQELEYMHQAARISENAMQAGLDAIEAGVPEYEVAAEIYEALITGTDEYGGDYPSIVPLMPSGEHTGTPHLTWTDREFEDGDPVIIELSGCRHRYHSPLARTTFVGEPPAELEHTAEVVVEAVDAALDAAEPGVTCETVEKAWRDTIAKYDIEKEDRIGYSMGLGYPPDWGEHTASIRPGDETVLEENMTFHMIPGIWTEDIGMELSETFRITSSGAETLADFPRKLFRA, from the coding sequence ATGTCACGAGCCGTCTTCGACGACGCGGAGTACGAGCGTCGACTGAGCCGAACGAGAGACCGATTGCGCGAGGAGGACCTCGACGCGATCGTCGTCGCCGATCCGGCCAATATGAACTACCTGACGGGGTACGACGGCTGGTCGTTCTACGTTCATCAGGCGGTCGTCGTCACCCTCGAGCACGAGGAACCCGTCTGGGTCGGCCGACAGATGGACGCCGACGGCGCGCGGGCGACGACCACCCTTTCCGAGCCGAACATTCGCGCCTACAGCGACGATCACGTCCACTCGCCCCACGACCTCCACCCGATGGACTACGTCGCCGGTGTCTTGGAAGACCTCGAGGTCGCGGACGGACGAATCGGTCTCGAGATGGACGCTTACTATTTCACCGCCAAGTCGTATACCCGTCTCCAGCAAAACCTCCCCGAGGCCGAGTTCGAGGACGCGACGCTCCTCGTCGGCTGGGTTCGCGTCAAGAAGTCCGACCAGGAACTCGAGTACATGCACCAGGCTGCCCGGATTTCGGAAAACGCCATGCAAGCGGGATTAGACGCCATCGAAGCCGGCGTTCCGGAGTACGAAGTCGCCGCCGAGATCTACGAGGCGCTCATCACCGGGACCGACGAGTACGGCGGCGACTATCCGTCGATCGTCCCGCTGATGCCCTCGGGCGAGCACACCGGAACCCCGCACCTGACGTGGACGGATCGAGAGTTCGAGGACGGCGACCCGGTCATCATCGAACTCTCAGGCTGTCGCCACCGCTATCACTCGCCGCTCGCACGGACGACGTTCGTCGGTGAGCCACCGGCAGAGCTCGAGCACACCGCCGAGGTCGTCGTCGAAGCCGTCGACGCCGCACTCGACGCTGCCGAGCCTGGTGTCACCTGCGAGACCGTCGAAAAGGCCTGGCGCGACACCATCGCCAAGTACGACATCGAGAAGGAGGATCGAATCGGTTACTCGATGGGACTGGGCTACCCGCCGGACTGGGGCGAACACACGGCGAGCATCCGCCCCGGCGACGAGACCGTCCTCGAGGAGAACATGACGTTCCACATGATCCCTGGCATCTGGACGGAGGACATCGGGATGGAACTGAGCGAGACGTTCCGCATCACGTCCAGTGGCGCGGAGACGCTCGCAGACTTCCCCCGAAAGCTGTTCCGTGCGTAA